In Pedobacter sp. W3I1, one DNA window encodes the following:
- a CDS encoding sigma 54-interacting transcriptional regulator: METEKILIVEDEFIVAHDLQMILKRAGYQVVGIADSVKNAQVLLEKHQVDLVLLDIYLKGRLTGIDLAKDLMKSQIPFIYISANSNEKVLEAAKSTCPYGFIVKPYRDRDILLSIDIARYRRENSNNMKMSSERFMQDFIVDISMKSLTWQKKILAIASAFQPYIPFDFIALSGIGKDGKRYSEIGITRKNFNQYDLFTANEFLKYAGLSRAEYDTINQLVPETTADAIYIGDDFEGVKRAAPMKNLMATTYHLCSNLVKTFYLENGDQISFSFYSRTENIYQPAHMELLNFLSGTLEKKLAHIIELEKAGTESVLHQENDYPLAKKDFENIIGKSTALLNVLDKIKIVAPTDTSVLITGESGTGKEEIARSIHRLSHRNTKPIVAVNCAALPADLIESILFGHEKGSFTGAIDTRIGKFEEANGSTIFLDEIGEMPFDLQAKLLRVLQEKEIERIGGKQPVKVDLRIIAATNLHLEKEIAKGRFRLDLFYRLNVFPIHVPPLCRRKTDIPLLTEYFVQKHAKAVGKNISEIPTDFMDRLMLYDWPGNIRELEHVILRSVLLSSNGKLNPDHLELGIKAEEPLTQNGIKTIIDNERDHIIRVLERCKGKVAGSGGAAELLGIPATTLNSKIKKLDIKR, from the coding sequence ATGGAGACTGAAAAAATTCTAATTGTTGAAGATGAGTTTATCGTTGCGCACGATCTGCAAATGATTTTGAAGCGTGCCGGCTATCAGGTTGTTGGCATTGCCGATTCGGTAAAAAATGCACAGGTTCTACTGGAAAAACATCAGGTAGATCTGGTTCTTTTGGATATTTATCTCAAAGGCAGGTTAACCGGCATTGATCTGGCGAAGGACTTAATGAAAAGCCAAATCCCTTTTATTTATATCTCCGCAAATTCGAATGAGAAAGTACTGGAGGCTGCAAAGTCTACCTGCCCTTACGGATTTATTGTGAAGCCTTACCGCGACCGGGATATTTTATTGAGCATTGATATTGCCAGGTACCGCAGGGAAAACAGCAATAACATGAAAATGAGCAGTGAGCGCTTTATGCAAGATTTTATTGTAGATATTTCAATGAAATCCTTAACCTGGCAAAAGAAAATATTAGCTATCGCAAGTGCCTTTCAACCCTATATTCCTTTCGATTTTATTGCACTTTCGGGTATCGGGAAAGATGGAAAACGATATAGCGAAATTGGAATCACCAGAAAAAATTTTAATCAGTACGATTTATTTACAGCAAATGAGTTTTTAAAGTATGCAGGTTTAAGCAGGGCAGAATACGATACTATCAATCAGCTTGTACCAGAAACCACCGCTGATGCCATTTATATTGGTGATGATTTTGAAGGGGTTAAAAGGGCCGCTCCAATGAAAAACTTAATGGCCACTACTTACCATCTTTGTTCCAATCTGGTTAAAACTTTCTACCTGGAAAATGGCGATCAAATCAGCTTTTCATTTTACAGCAGAACCGAAAATATTTACCAGCCCGCCCATATGGAGCTCCTTAATTTTTTATCAGGCACCTTAGAGAAAAAATTGGCACATATTATCGAATTGGAAAAAGCCGGAACGGAATCAGTTTTACATCAGGAAAACGACTATCCTTTAGCTAAAAAAGATTTCGAAAATATTATTGGCAAAAGCACTGCTTTATTAAATGTTTTAGATAAAATAAAAATTGTTGCGCCTACTGATACATCGGTATTGATTACCGGAGAAAGTGGAACCGGAAAAGAGGAAATAGCCAGAAGTATTCACCGCTTATCACATCGAAACACAAAACCAATTGTGGCTGTAAACTGCGCCGCATTACCAGCCGATTTAATTGAATCTATTTTATTCGGCCATGAAAAAGGCTCATTTACAGGCGCCATTGATACGAGAATCGGGAAATTTGAAGAGGCCAATGGCAGCACCATCTTTCTTGATGAGATTGGCGAAATGCCTTTCGACCTGCAGGCCAAACTCCTCCGGGTTTTACAGGAGAAAGAAATTGAGCGGATTGGGGGCAAACAACCTGTTAAAGTCGATTTAAGAATAATTGCGGCAACAAACCTCCATCTGGAGAAAGAGATTGCAAAAGGCAGGTTTAGGCTTGATCTTTTCTATCGTCTTAATGTTTTTCCAATACACGTTCCTCCGCTTTGCCGACGAAAAACCGACATCCCACTATTGACTGAATATTTTGTTCAGAAACATGCAAAGGCAGTAGGTAAAAACATTTCTGAAATTCCCACTGATTTTATGGATCGGCTGATGTTGTATGATTGGCCAGGCAATATCAGAGAACTGGAACATGTAATTTTGAGGAGTGTACTGCTTTCATCGAATGGAAAACTTAATCCAGATCATTTAGAACTTGGAATTAAAGCTGAGGAACCCCTTACCCAAAATGGAATAAAAACGATTATTGACAACGAAAGAGATCATATTATCAGGGTTTTGGAGCGCTGCAAAGGCAAGGTTGCAGGCAGTGGTGGTGCGGCCGAGCTCTTGGGCATTCCGGCAACAACATTAAATTCTAAAATTAAAAAGCTGGATATAAAACGTTAG
- a CDS encoding alginate export family protein, with protein MSIHYPRLAIIVAICICFSIATVHGQSIRLMRYDEDYSMLKDSVRNFYHTLKFLPLSVNKKVYLSFGGEIREEYGGKINEDWIKDQGFNYSFLQRYSLYADLNIGARLRFFAQVNSALENGSKYGPSPVDEDQLAVQNLFAEYRILKDSSNKLAVRVGRQEINYGSGRLISVREGTTVRQYFTGAKVMYATPRFSLDAFVLEADEVNFGVFDNRPSHQANLWGAYSNLNIQKGGNFDFYYLGIRRDHAEFEEGVAKEVRHTLATRYWKSGGGFIYNVEAAYQFGKFGNGNIDAWTMAIEFGYTFEQTRFKPSINLRNDYISGDQKAGDGKLQTFNPLYPKGGYFGFNPLIGPSNLIDLHPYLTLSLTDKLSIQTDVVFNWRYSTNDGIYRPSGNFNTAGSFSNHRFIGTTYLLSADYKFNNNLSLSCGGQYFRVGDFIKDIVPLWDNSKFFNAQVSYKF; from the coding sequence ATGAGCATTCATTATCCCCGTTTGGCAATTATAGTGGCCATTTGTATTTGCTTTTCAATAGCAACTGTACATGGCCAAAGCATCAGGCTTATGCGCTACGATGAGGATTATAGCATGCTGAAAGATTCGGTCAGGAACTTTTATCACACCTTAAAGTTCCTGCCACTTTCTGTAAATAAAAAAGTATACCTCAGTTTTGGTGGCGAGATCAGGGAGGAATATGGAGGGAAAATAAATGAGGACTGGATCAAAGATCAGGGTTTCAATTATTCTTTTTTACAACGCTACTCGCTTTATGCTGATTTAAATATTGGAGCTCGACTGAGGTTCTTTGCGCAGGTAAACAGTGCCCTGGAAAATGGCAGTAAATATGGGCCATCTCCGGTTGATGAAGACCAGCTTGCGGTTCAGAATCTTTTTGCAGAATACAGGATACTTAAAGACTCATCCAATAAATTAGCCGTTCGGGTAGGCCGGCAGGAAATTAATTATGGCTCAGGCAGGTTAATTTCTGTGAGAGAAGGTACAACAGTCCGGCAATATTTTACCGGAGCGAAAGTAATGTATGCAACACCCCGATTTTCGCTCGATGCATTCGTTTTAGAAGCCGATGAAGTTAATTTTGGGGTATTCGATAACCGTCCGAGCCATCAGGCTAACCTTTGGGGTGCTTACTCCAACCTCAATATCCAAAAAGGTGGAAACTTCGATTTTTACTACTTAGGCATTAGACGCGATCATGCTGAATTTGAGGAAGGCGTAGCAAAAGAAGTGAGGCATACGCTAGCTACACGATATTGGAAAAGTGGCGGAGGCTTTATCTATAATGTAGAAGCTGCTTACCAGTTCGGGAAATTTGGAAATGGCAATATCGATGCCTGGACAATGGCTATTGAATTCGGTTATACTTTCGAACAAACCAGGTTTAAGCCATCCATCAACCTTCGGAATGATTATATATCAGGCGACCAGAAAGCGGGGGATGGAAAGCTACAGACCTTTAACCCCTTATACCCTAAAGGAGGATATTTTGGCTTTAACCCACTCATCGGACCATCGAATTTAATTGATCTGCATCCCTACTTAACACTAAGCTTAACAGACAAATTAAGCATCCAGACTGATGTTGTTTTCAACTGGAGGTATTCTACAAACGATGGCATCTATCGCCCGAGCGGAAATTTTAACACCGCGGGTTCCTTTTCCAATCATCGCTTTATCGGTACTACTTATCTGCTCAGTGCAGATTATAAATTCAATAACAACCTTTCATTGAGTTGTGGAGGACAATATTTCAGGGTAGGTGATTTTATAAAAGATATCGTACCACTCTGGGACAATTCAAAGTTTTTTAATGCTCAGGTATCATACAAATTTTAA
- a CDS encoding sigma 54-interacting response regulator gives MKQKILIVEDEFIVANDLRIMLEKADYKVCGIAPSVVKALELIATKEPDWILLDIFLQGDKTGIDLAGQLTEMGIPFIYISANTNQGILEAAKATLPYGFLVKPFREKDLMVMLDIARYRHEQNLKYNQHAEPSLHKQIEYIVEKQEPISERLKQISAVLHPVVPFDFLWITKSNPRTTTKDTNIVRSADGGFSMLNNETLLKEINVSNRDFKVWNATALVHNTKPIFNGYDFRRLRMENLWIQTLSDHYKLESALVTEIERNGEQFQFVFFNRLSDLYTKVHTGVINQFKKSLELVLDQVIYGKDIAVEIPVQTSPAVTKPIVKRENPEIQKDFNGIIGNSNLLHAAFKKLELVAPDDTSVLILGESGTGKEKIAQTIHKLSPRKNKPLVTVNCAALPLTLIESELFGHEKGAFTGANEKRIGKFEQADGGSIFLDEIGELPLEAQVKLLRVLQEKEIERLGGNYTKKINVRIITATNRSLEKEVAEGRFRLDLYYRLNVFPIELPALRQRKEDIPALVAYFISKYGKKSSSTVTGIAAEALHELQAYDWPGNIRELEHLIERTMLLTEGETITKIDLPNPASSAGFSGDDHFKIKTMEEMEREHILNILKMCKGKIFGTGGAAEILNIPSTTLNSKIKKLGIKFEFVK, from the coding sequence ATGAAACAGAAAATCTTAATTGTAGAAGATGAATTTATTGTAGCCAACGATCTTCGGATTATGCTCGAAAAAGCAGACTACAAAGTATGCGGAATTGCGCCATCGGTGGTAAAGGCGCTTGAGTTAATCGCGACTAAAGAACCTGACTGGATATTGTTGGATATTTTTTTGCAGGGCGACAAAACAGGCATTGATTTAGCCGGGCAACTTACCGAAATGGGAATTCCATTTATTTACATTTCCGCAAATACCAATCAGGGGATTTTGGAAGCTGCAAAAGCGACCTTGCCATACGGTTTTTTGGTAAAACCTTTCCGGGAGAAAGACCTGATGGTGATGTTGGATATAGCCCGCTACAGGCACGAACAGAATTTAAAATACAATCAGCATGCAGAGCCTTCTCTACACAAACAAATTGAATATATCGTAGAAAAGCAGGAACCGATTTCAGAACGATTGAAACAAATAAGTGCCGTATTGCATCCTGTTGTCCCTTTTGATTTCCTTTGGATTACCAAATCAAATCCCCGGACAACTACAAAAGATACAAATATTGTCCGCTCGGCAGATGGCGGATTCAGCATGCTCAATAATGAAACTTTATTGAAAGAAATAAATGTTTCCAACCGTGATTTTAAAGTATGGAATGCCACCGCTCTTGTTCATAATACAAAACCGATCTTCAATGGCTATGATTTCAGAAGATTGAGAATGGAAAATCTGTGGATACAAACACTTTCCGATCATTACAAACTGGAATCTGCACTCGTTACCGAAATTGAAAGGAATGGCGAGCAATTCCAGTTCGTTTTCTTCAATCGCCTTTCTGATTTATACACAAAAGTTCATACCGGAGTGATAAATCAGTTTAAGAAAAGCCTGGAGCTGGTTTTAGATCAGGTTATTTACGGAAAGGATATTGCGGTAGAAATCCCCGTTCAAACTTCACCTGCCGTTACAAAACCGATTGTTAAAAGGGAAAACCCCGAAATCCAGAAAGATTTTAATGGTATTATCGGCAATAGCAACTTACTGCATGCGGCCTTCAAAAAACTAGAACTGGTTGCCCCAGATGATACTTCAGTACTTATTCTGGGCGAAAGTGGCACCGGTAAAGAAAAAATAGCCCAGACCATCCATAAACTGTCTCCCCGTAAAAACAAACCATTGGTTACCGTAAACTGTGCGGCTTTACCTTTAACCTTAATTGAATCGGAACTTTTCGGACATGAAAAAGGTGCGTTTACAGGCGCGAATGAAAAACGGATCGGCAAATTTGAACAGGCTGATGGTGGTTCGATCTTTTTAGATGAGATTGGGGAACTTCCATTAGAAGCACAGGTAAAATTATTAAGAGTGCTTCAGGAAAAAGAAATTGAGCGTTTAGGCGGAAATTATACGAAGAAGATAAATGTCAGGATTATCACAGCCACCAACAGGAGCCTTGAAAAAGAAGTAGCAGAAGGCAGGTTCCGGTTGGATTTATACTATCGATTGAATGTTTTCCCTATTGAATTACCTGCATTGAGGCAACGTAAGGAAGATATTCCTGCTTTGGTAGCCTATTTCATCTCCAAATATGGCAAAAAAAGCTCATCTACTGTAACCGGAATTGCAGCAGAAGCACTTCATGAATTACAGGCATACGACTGGCCTGGAAATATCAGAGAATTGGAGCACCTGATTGAAAGAACAATGTTGTTAACCGAAGGAGAAACGATCACTAAAATTGATCTTCCCAATCCAGCATCCAGTGCAGGTTTTTCTGGCGATGATCATTTCAAAATTAAAACGATGGAAGAAATGGAACGGGAACATATATTGAACATTTTGAAAATGTGTAAAGGTAAGATTTTTGGAACAGGCGGAGCGGCAGAAATCCTGAATATCCCATCGACAACCTTAAACTCAAAAATTAAAAAACTAGGAATAAAGTTTGAATTTGTTAAATAA
- a CDS encoding hydrolase, whose protein sequence is MKPSPDLLSPENHALVLIDFEGQMAFATKSISITELRTNVAIVCGASKIFNVPTIVTTVAEESFAGPVFPEIEEFYPQATSNYIDRTSMNTWEDGPAYKAITATGKKKLVLAGLWTGVCIVGPALSALSEGFDVFVITDACGDVSDEAHERAVQRMVHAGVKPVTSVQYILELQRDWARTETYEPVTTLMKKYGAGYGIGIQYAHKMIKH, encoded by the coding sequence ATGAAACCATCACCAGACTTATTATCTCCGGAAAACCATGCATTGGTATTAATCGATTTTGAGGGGCAAATGGCTTTTGCAACGAAAAGCATTTCTATTACCGAACTTCGTACCAATGTGGCTATTGTTTGTGGCGCATCTAAAATCTTTAACGTACCCACTATTGTAACTACAGTTGCAGAAGAATCTTTTGCCGGCCCTGTTTTTCCTGAAATTGAAGAGTTTTATCCTCAGGCTACGTCAAATTATATCGATAGGACTTCGATGAATACCTGGGAAGATGGACCCGCTTATAAAGCAATCACCGCAACCGGAAAAAAGAAACTTGTATTGGCTGGTCTTTGGACAGGTGTATGTATTGTTGGTCCGGCTTTATCAGCCTTATCAGAAGGTTTTGATGTTTTCGTCATCACTGATGCCTGCGGGGATGTAAGCGATGAGGCACATGAACGTGCAGTTCAACGAATGGTACATGCAGGTGTAAAACCGGTAACTTCTGTACAGTATATCCTTGAATTGCAAAGAGACTGGGCCAGAACCGAAACCTACGAACCTGTAACCACTTTAATGAAAAAATACGGTGCTGGTTATGGTATTGGTATCCAGTACGCACATAAAATGATAAAACACTAA
- a CDS encoding histidine kinase dimerization/phosphoacceptor domain -containing protein, giving the protein MIELNRWLKKAATVKYINKMVVFFVVLGAFFLILMKSNNSSARNQANNLNAKDSLQRLNKLLAKSEPDTNRVKYLIKIANHFISQKENKRTNLAKALPYLQKALRLSDELKSLNWEFRSLMIYASFLNKKHLRVQQAFTYEKAIALAKKIGNKHLEASAWYSYYVNIPDTVSDYKNKTFYNRAATAHALYKEVGTSFDEKYREATLLKTMADFHLEEEKFDLAIQELYEVIALDKKFKLPDLPMAYDLLSAVYERKGELSKALNYALLSVKTAQSHHEEVLGTYLNRVGSAYEAMGKARESIIWYSKTLNGQDKKDPYRFITAYAITSQMIKLGEAKKALSILEKTWNEVGNPSSGHQYFMFLAFGECYAALKKYDLAKNYFDKLLDDATLKTYSNPFQTSVFFSVSEFYFAQNKYELALQFAEKARENQISMTLPRQIRLNEILYKIDVSTSRPAEAIIHLQTFHKLRDSMLSQDNLNTIERLKIEFQASQKENENEILRKKSQLQSQELNRIQWIKNVTVAGLAFLTIVLVLIYGRFRLKKKLHDTLVKKKADIDLAYAELEINVQQKNKLIEEKESLIKEVHHRVKNNLQLTMSLLNSQSYYLEDLSAIEAIKESQHRLKSIALIHQKLYQTENVATINIQPYIIELIEYLKESLNDDKKISFDLNILNLELDISKAVPLGLIINEAITNIFKYAFPDGHGGKVIITLKECQADHYQLFIKDNGIGLPADFDYEQSNTLGIILMKGLSAQIDGVFTMESKNGVSLSLTFMNRNEDLFPLKD; this is encoded by the coding sequence ATGATCGAATTAAACAGATGGCTTAAAAAAGCTGCAACAGTAAAGTACATCAATAAAATGGTGGTTTTCTTTGTCGTACTTGGAGCTTTTTTTTTAATTCTCATGAAGAGCAATAACAGTTCAGCCAGAAATCAGGCAAACAACTTAAATGCTAAGGATTCCCTTCAAAGGCTAAACAAACTTCTTGCGAAATCTGAGCCCGATACCAACCGGGTTAAATACCTGATTAAAATTGCCAATCATTTCATCAGTCAAAAAGAAAACAAACGCACAAATTTGGCAAAGGCGCTGCCTTATCTGCAAAAAGCACTCCGTTTAAGTGATGAACTTAAGTCATTAAATTGGGAATTTCGCAGCCTCATGATATACGCCAGTTTTCTAAACAAGAAACATTTACGCGTGCAGCAGGCCTTTACCTATGAAAAGGCGATTGCTTTAGCAAAAAAAATTGGCAATAAACATCTTGAGGCCAGCGCATGGTACTCCTATTACGTAAACATCCCAGATACTGTTTCAGATTACAAGAACAAGACATTTTATAATCGGGCGGCCACTGCACATGCCTTATATAAAGAAGTCGGCACCTCGTTCGATGAAAAATACAGAGAGGCAACGCTCTTGAAAACAATGGCCGACTTCCATTTAGAGGAAGAAAAATTTGATCTGGCGATCCAGGAACTTTATGAGGTGATTGCACTGGATAAAAAATTTAAACTCCCTGACCTACCAATGGCCTATGATTTACTTTCAGCAGTTTATGAACGCAAAGGGGAACTGAGCAAGGCTTTAAATTATGCGTTACTCAGTGTAAAAACGGCTCAAAGCCATCATGAGGAAGTACTCGGCACCTATTTAAACAGAGTGGGTTCTGCTTATGAGGCGATGGGCAAAGCCAGAGAAAGCATTATCTGGTACAGCAAAACCCTTAACGGCCAGGACAAAAAAGACCCTTACCGTTTTATTACGGCTTATGCCATTACCAGCCAGATGATTAAATTGGGTGAAGCTAAAAAGGCGCTTTCTATACTCGAAAAAACATGGAATGAGGTTGGCAATCCATCAAGCGGCCATCAATACTTTATGTTTCTGGCCTTTGGCGAATGTTATGCTGCATTAAAAAAATACGATCTGGCTAAAAATTATTTTGATAAATTACTGGACGATGCTACATTAAAAACATACTCCAACCCTTTCCAAACTTCCGTTTTCTTCTCTGTAAGTGAATTTTACTTTGCCCAAAACAAATACGAGCTGGCGCTACAATTCGCAGAAAAGGCAAGAGAAAACCAGATCAGCATGACCTTGCCAAGGCAGATCCGGTTAAATGAAATCCTTTATAAAATAGATGTATCTACCAGTCGTCCGGCTGAGGCCATTATTCACCTGCAAACCTTTCATAAGCTTAGAGATTCTATGCTTAGTCAGGATAATTTAAATACCATTGAGCGATTAAAAATCGAATTTCAGGCCTCGCAAAAGGAGAATGAAAATGAAATCCTTAGGAAGAAATCACAATTGCAAAGTCAGGAACTTAACCGCATTCAATGGATCAAAAATGTAACTGTTGCCGGACTGGCTTTTTTAACCATAGTGCTTGTTTTAATCTATGGCAGGTTTCGGTTAAAAAAGAAACTTCATGATACACTGGTAAAGAAAAAAGCCGATATAGACCTCGCTTACGCTGAACTGGAAATTAATGTTCAACAAAAAAACAAGCTGATCGAAGAAAAAGAAAGCTTAATCAAAGAAGTACACCATAGGGTGAAAAATAATCTACAGCTTACCATGAGCCTGTTAAACAGCCAAAGTTATTATTTGGAAGACCTATCGGCAATTGAGGCCATAAAAGAAAGTCAGCACCGGCTGAAAAGTATTGCGTTGATTCATCAAAAGCTCTATCAAACAGAAAATGTAGCCACCATCAACATTCAGCCTTACATCATAGAATTAATTGAATATTTAAAAGAAAGTTTAAATGATGATAAAAAGATTAGTTTCGATCTCAATATTTTAAATCTTGAACTCGATATTTCGAAAGCTGTTCCGCTTGGCTTAATTATTAACGAGGCGATTACCAATATTTTCAAATATGCTTTTCCTGATGGGCACGGCGGAAAAGTGATCATTACCCTAAAAGAATGCCAGGCAGATCACTATCAGCTGTTTATCAAGGATAACGGCATCGGATTACCCGCCGACTTTGATTATGAACAGAGCAACACCCTGGGCATTATTTTAATGAAGGGACTGAGTGCCCAAATTGATGGTGTTTTTACGATGGAAAGCAAAAACGGTGTTTCGTTAAGCTTGACTTTTATGAACAGAAATGAAGATTTATTCCCCTTGAAAGATTAA
- a CDS encoding sigma-54-dependent Fis family transcriptional regulator: MESKGNLSEVRNAKNTHLNTNVASTLENENTLLLKKLKQKEIETAVLLSLSNSIASIRNKLDLFDVIDQKLKKLFDFDDFVICLINNNQETHSAFIYNQKEDFLKTAGIAPKASEKYTLDDGMCRAMISSEKPIVFNVEEVLTWDDAPAWLEFWHNKGIKEMIGLKMTDRSGCIGFFYLYTKNANSLSNIYFDLLQGISLQISIAISNILANEKIEQQLAEINEYKQKLEDEKSYLQEEIQHKYNHTEIIGQSESLKGIFYLIDAVAATDSTVLIIGETGTGKELIARALHNSSHRSNELMVKINCAAIPASLAESELFGHEKGSFTGATERRIGKFELAHNGTLFLDEIGELSLELQVKLLRALQEKEIERIGGKSVIKTNVRIIAATNRNLLKEVEKGNFRSDLYYRLNVFPIFIPPLRDRLDDIPPLASFFIERIAKKTGRQVDAISKSALNKLMRYPWPGNIRELEHLIERSILLASGNILKEIYLPKIDRNEAVNHTEEQKIKSIHENERDHILSILKHCKGKISGIGGAAEILNIPATTLNSKIKKFKIKREHILNK, encoded by the coding sequence ATGGAAAGCAAGGGTAATCTGTCTGAAGTTCGAAATGCAAAGAATACTCACCTAAATACAAATGTGGCCTCCACTCTTGAAAATGAAAATACCTTACTGCTTAAAAAGCTTAAACAAAAGGAAATAGAAACCGCGGTACTGTTATCTTTAAGTAATTCAATCGCCTCTATACGCAACAAACTCGATCTCTTCGACGTCATCGATCAAAAACTAAAAAAACTATTTGATTTTGATGATTTCGTCATCTGTTTGATCAACAATAATCAGGAAACACATAGTGCTTTCATCTACAACCAGAAAGAAGATTTTCTAAAAACAGCAGGTATAGCGCCTAAGGCTTCAGAAAAATACACGCTCGATGATGGCATGTGCAGGGCGATGATCTCGTCTGAAAAACCGATCGTTTTCAATGTTGAAGAAGTTTTAACGTGGGATGATGCACCAGCCTGGCTGGAATTTTGGCATAACAAAGGCATCAAAGAAATGATCGGTCTGAAAATGACCGACAGATCTGGCTGTATCGGTTTCTTTTACCTCTACACTAAAAACGCAAATTCATTATCGAACATTTATTTTGATTTACTTCAGGGCATTTCGCTGCAAATTTCAATAGCGATATCGAACATCCTGGCAAACGAAAAAATTGAACAGCAGCTTGCGGAAATCAACGAATACAAACAAAAACTTGAAGACGAGAAAAGTTACCTGCAAGAAGAGATCCAGCATAAATACAACCATACAGAGATTATTGGACAGAGCGAGTCGTTAAAAGGCATTTTTTACCTGATTGATGCTGTGGCAGCCACGGATAGCACTGTATTGATCATTGGAGAAACCGGAACTGGAAAGGAACTCATTGCAAGGGCATTACACAATTCTTCACACCGGAGCAATGAACTGATGGTTAAAATTAATTGTGCCGCAATTCCTGCTAGTCTGGCCGAAAGTGAACTTTTTGGACACGAAAAGGGCAGTTTTACAGGCGCAACAGAGCGGCGAATCGGCAAGTTTGAACTGGCCCATAACGGTACGCTTTTTTTAGATGAAATTGGCGAACTCTCGCTCGAGCTTCAAGTGAAGTTATTAAGGGCGCTACAAGAAAAGGAAATTGAGCGCATTGGCGGTAAAAGTGTAATTAAAACAAATGTTAGAATTATAGCTGCAACAAACCGAAATTTATTAAAAGAGGTAGAAAAAGGAAATTTCAGGAGTGATCTCTATTACAGATTAAACGTATTTCCAATTTTCATCCCACCCTTAAGGGATCGATTGGATGATATCCCTCCTCTTGCCTCATTCTTCATTGAACGCATTGCTAAGAAAACCGGGCGACAGGTAGATGCCATTTCCAAAAGCGCCCTAAACAAACTAATGCGCTATCCCTGGCCAGGAAACATCAGGGAACTGGAACATTTAATTGAACGGAGCATATTATTAGCATCAGGCAACATATTAAAAGAGATTTACCTCCCTAAAATAGACAGAAATGAGGCGGTTAACCATACCGAAGAGCAGAAAATTAAAAGCATCCACGAGAATGAGCGCGACCATATCCTATCGATATTAAAACATTGCAAGGGCAAAATATCCGGTATTGGTGGGGCAGCCGAAATCTTAAACATTCCAGCTACTACACTCAACTCAAAAATTAAAAAATTTAAAATTAAACGGGAGCACATCCTGAATAAGTAA